One region of Bactrocera neohumeralis isolate Rockhampton chromosome 5, APGP_CSIRO_Bneo_wtdbg2-racon-allhic-juicebox.fasta_v2, whole genome shotgun sequence genomic DNA includes:
- the LOC126758382 gene encoding tigger transposable element-derived protein 1-like — protein MLLLMDNAPGHPIYSDDISENIKIAFMLPNTTSIIQPMDQGVISNFKSYYLRRTFSQLIEATDKADKLTIPQFWKDYNIKMAVENIGFAWKEVKVTCMNGSWGNIWPECLLKNNVPINDIPTVREEIANLARENNIEGMGIEDINELLNLQDEELTNEMLLTFGTEHTLDDETDPTVIQTEPKKLTTAQIAKAMELVEQAIEIFCNNDPDENRSAKASQSLSDAMQCYKNVYMEKKAIFIQQTLDAFLCKNVTQPEEIMDD, from the coding sequence ATGCTGTTACTGATGGACAATGCTCCAGGACATCCCATATATTCAGAtgatatttctgaaaatataaaaattgcttttatgcTTCCTAACACCACCTCTATCATACAGCCGATGGATCAAGGCGTAATATCCAACTTTAAGTCTTACTATCTACGGCGAACATTTTCTCAACTTATAGAAGCAACTGATAAAGCAGATAAATTAACCATACCGCAGTTTTGGAAGGATTACAATATCAAGATGGCTGTcgaaaatattggttttgcatGGAAAGAAGTTAAAGTGACTTGTATGAATGGAAGTTGGGGAAATATATGGCCAGAGTGCTTGCTTAAAAACAATGTTCCGATTAACGATATACCAACTGTTCGGGAAGAAATTGCTAATCTGGCTagggaaaataatattgaaggaATGGGGATTGAGGATATCAACGAACTGTTAAACTTACAGGATGAAGAGCTCACAAACGAAATGTTATTAACTTTTGGTACTGAACATACGTTGGATGATGAAACTGATCCGACCGTTATCCAAACAGAACCAAAAAAGCTAACAACTGCGCAAATTGCAAAAGCGATGGAACTGGTAGAACAGGcgattgaaattttttgcaaCAATGATCCCGATGAAAATCGTAGTGCCAAGGCAAGTCAATCTCTTTCCGACGCCATGCAATGctacaaaaatgtttacatggagaaaaaagcaatttttatacaaCAAACTTTGGAcgcatttttatgcaaaaatgtaaCTCAGCCCGAAGAAATTATGGACGACTAA